In Rutidosis leptorrhynchoides isolate AG116_Rl617_1_P2 chromosome 2, CSIRO_AGI_Rlap_v1, whole genome shotgun sequence, one genomic interval encodes:
- the LOC139890965 gene encoding LOW QUALITY PROTEIN: 3-ketoacyl-CoA synthase 9-like (The sequence of the model RefSeq protein was modified relative to this genomic sequence to represent the inferred CDS: deleted 1 base in 1 codon) yields the protein MKHIITFSLLPIITITTVHVSQLNIDDFVKLYFQLRFNLILVMAFFGTMVLGLTAYLMTRPRTVYLVDYSCYRPPDNLKVKFNVFMEWSKLHGGFNDSALEFQRKILERSGLGEETYLPAALHKIPPSPSMAAAREEAEQVMYGALDKLFESTNVNPKDIGILVVNCSLFNPTPSLSSMIVNMYKLRGNVKTFNLGGMGCSAGVIAVDLAKDMLQVHRSTYAVVVSMENITQNWYFGNRKSMLIPNCLFRVGGAAVLLSNKSSEKKRAKYKLMHVVRTHQGSNNTAFNCVYQEQDDLGKIGVTLSKDLMAIAGGALKANITTLGPVVLPISEQLLFFATLIARKLMNTNVKPYIPDFKLAFDHFCIHAGGRAVIDELEKNLQLSKEHVEPSRMTLHRFGNTSSSSIWYELAYTEAKGRMKKGNRVWQIAFGSGFKCNSAVWEAVNTVKSTDSNPWADCIHKFPVEIKF from the exons CCGTCCACGTGTCCCAATTAAACATTGATGACTTTGTTAAATTATACTTTCAACTCCGATTCAATCTCATACTTGTCATGGCTTTCTTCGGTACTATGGTACTCGGGTTAACCGCATACCTTATGACCCGACCCAGAACCGTTTACCTTGTTGACTACTCTTGTTACCGCCCTCCAGATAACCTCAAAGTCAAATTCAACGTCTTCATGGAATGGTCGAAGCTACACGGCGGTTTCAATGATTCTGCGTTGGAGTTTCAAAGGAAGATTCTAGAAAGATCTGGCCTTGGAGAAGAAACTTATCTCCCTGCAGCTTTGCATAAAATCCCGCCATCACCATCTATGGCGGCTGCGAGAGAAGAAGCTGAACAAGTTATGTATGGTGCTCTTGATAAACTGTTTGAATCAACAAATGTTAATCCTAAAGATATTGGAATATTAGTTGTGAATTGTAGTCTTTTTAATCCAACTCCTTCTCTATCTTCTATGATAGTGAATATGTATAAACTTAGGGGGAATGTTAAAACGTTTAACCTTGGCGGTATGGGGTGTAGCGCTGGTGTGATCGCTGTTGATTTAGCGAAAGATATGTTACAAGTGCATCGTAGTACTTATGCAGTTGTTGTCAGCATGGAAAACATAACTCAAAACTG GTATTTTGGTAACAGAAAATCAATGTTGATCCCAAACTGTTTATTTAGAGTTGGTGGTGCAGCTGTGTTATTGTCTAATAAATCAAGCGAAAAAAAG CGTGCTAAATACAAGCTTATGCACGTTGTTCGAACCCATCAAGGTTCGAACAACACAGCGTTCAACTGTGTCTATCAAGAACAAGATGACCTTGGAAAAATTGGAGTTACTCTTTCAAAAGATTTGATGGCGATAGCAGGTGGCGCATTAAAAGCGAACATTACAACATTAGGACCAGTTGTCCTACCTATAAGTGAACAACTTTTGTTTTTCGCAACTTTAATTGCAAGAAAATTAATGAACACAAACGTAAAACCATATATACCGGATTTTAAGTTGGCTTTTGACCACTTCTGTATTCATGCTGGTGGAAGGGCTGTAATTGATGAGTTAGAAAAGAATTTGCAATTATCTAAAGAACATGTTGAGCCATCTAGGATGACGTTGCATCGGTTTGGGAACACGTCATCAAGTTCAATATGGTATGAGCTGGCATACACGGAGGCAAAAGGGCGTATGAAAAAAGGTAACCGTGTTTGGCAAATTGCATTTGGAAGTGGGTTTAAGTGTAACAGCGCCGTTTGGGAAGCAGTTAATACCGTTAAGTCGACGGATAGTAACCCATGGGCAGACTGCATCCATAAATTCCCGGTTGAAATAAAGTTTTAA